From a region of the Nitrospira sp. genome:
- the hflX gene encoding GTPase HflX: MSPPSQSSAVLVAIHTPHVTGEQLESSLQELTRLVKTLGYHVVGQVRQKRCSDKFATVLGRGKLAELALWTGGSGKVATSFARPTHKAALKREAAASEADEELEEGELDDTIDTSSSPRQQAQIVIVDGDLSPSQLKSLESAAGVPVLDRTGVIIEIFSRHARTRAARLQVELARLTYLAPRVRETGSGSERQSGGIGSKGAGETSLELDKRRIRDRMKEVRAELASIGDEHRTHRARRVRELTVALVGYTNAGKSSLMRAMTGSEVLVADKLFATLDTTIRPLYPETCPKVLLTDTVGFIKKLPHDLVASFKSTLDEAASASLLLFVVDASDPSFRSQLDVTRKVLAEVGASSVPSLLVMNKQDRLGPGEIASLKAEYPDAVFLSTRSKDDVKELRERIMTYFESDMIDEELCIPFTAQAVLGEIRVRMRILSEEYSAEGLKIRVRSTPANLALIKKKLTR; the protein is encoded by the coding sequence ATGTCGCCCCCCTCACAATCTAGTGCCGTGCTTGTGGCGATCCACACCCCTCATGTAACCGGAGAGCAATTAGAAAGTTCTCTTCAAGAGCTCACACGTCTTGTGAAAACCCTCGGGTACCATGTCGTCGGCCAAGTCAGACAAAAACGCTGTTCTGATAAATTCGCGACGGTCCTGGGTCGTGGAAAACTCGCCGAATTGGCGCTGTGGACGGGTGGTTCGGGTAAAGTCGCGACTTCGTTTGCAAGACCCACGCACAAAGCGGCCTTGAAGCGCGAGGCGGCGGCATCTGAGGCAGACGAGGAGTTAGAGGAAGGCGAATTGGATGACACGATCGACACCTCATCCAGTCCTCGCCAACAGGCGCAGATCGTCATTGTGGACGGTGATCTGTCACCGTCACAATTGAAAAGTCTTGAAAGTGCCGCCGGAGTGCCTGTGCTCGATCGTACCGGTGTCATTATTGAAATTTTTAGCCGACATGCGCGTACACGAGCGGCCCGACTCCAGGTGGAACTCGCGAGGCTCACTTATCTCGCGCCACGTGTGCGTGAAACCGGTAGCGGCAGCGAACGGCAAAGCGGGGGGATCGGAAGCAAAGGGGCAGGAGAGACGAGTCTTGAGCTCGATAAGCGCAGAATACGGGATCGCATGAAAGAAGTACGAGCTGAATTGGCGTCGATCGGGGACGAACATCGCACGCACCGCGCAAGGCGGGTCCGCGAATTGACAGTTGCGCTCGTCGGTTACACGAATGCCGGCAAATCTTCGCTCATGCGAGCGATGACGGGAAGCGAGGTGCTCGTGGCTGACAAGCTGTTTGCCACACTCGATACCACTATCCGGCCTCTGTATCCCGAAACGTGTCCGAAGGTGCTCCTGACCGATACGGTGGGCTTTATCAAAAAGCTCCCGCACGACCTGGTGGCGTCGTTTAAGTCGACGCTTGATGAAGCGGCCAGTGCCTCGCTGTTGCTGTTTGTCGTCGATGCCTCAGATCCGTCCTTTCGATCCCAGCTCGACGTCACGCGGAAGGTGTTAGCCGAAGTGGGAGCCTCGAGTGTTCCCAGTCTCTTGGTGATGAATAAACAGGATCGTCTCGGACCGGGAGAAATCGCCTCGCTGAAGGCGGAATACCCCGACGCCGTTTTTCTCTCCACAAGAAGCAAGGACGATGTGAAGGAGTTACGTGAACGCATCATGACGTACTTTGAGAGCGACATGATCGACGAGGAGCTGTGTATTCCCTTTACGGCTCAAGCGGTCCTTGGAGAGATCAGAGTTCGGATGCGTATCTTGTCCGAAGAATATTCCGCTGAGGGACTCAAGATACGGGTGCGATCGACCCCTGCGAACCTTGCGTTGATCAAAAAGAAGCTCACGCGGTGA
- a CDS encoding cadherin-like beta sandwich domain-containing protein, with amino-acid sequence MVRITHPLLAGAGQYLAAAFLVALGLSASGCGDSASVNPAVELSRLTVSPGTLQPGFSSETTSYRVDLTNDITTVTVTAQAAVSGDTVTINGHATTSRTITLDPAGQTTVVNIVVSESPNNSRTYTIRLIRAGLVGNNSLQSLGVSSGALAPAFDANVQTYTVSVANNVGSLNVTSTLSDPAATMTVNGQAALSGQARAITLNDPGQSTSITIIVTAQNGNDKAYLVMVSRGVSNNNNLQSLTISPGALTPPFSAGTVGYTINVASTVNSVTVTPSVQDSAASMTVNGQATNSGQARAITLNGPGANTFINIIVNSQSGPSKTYSVNVLRAALVGNNNLSALTVSSGSLSPVFNSGTEDYSVSVTPDVTTVTVTPALQNSSSTMTVNGTPTTSGQARPVTLRAAGLSTLINIVVTAQNGTQRTYTVEVDRAALGGNNNLSALSVSPGSLAPAFVPSTLTYTVNVANSVTSVNVAATKADANAVISEDVTAGAGTATGQATIQLGGEGTATLVLIAVTASNGSSKTYRITVARASSSSNNNLSALSVSPGSLTPSFAAGREDYTTDVASDVTSMNLSATKADANAVLSGSVSAGTGVSTGQATIPLNGAGTSTSVSITVTAANGSSKTYSITVNRAANGDEDNNGGNRGNGSNRGNGGNNGNGGNNGNGNNKNKEDD; translated from the coding sequence ATGGTTCGAATCACGCATCCATTACTCGCCGGTGCTGGACAGTATCTAGCCGCCGCTTTTCTTGTTGCACTCGGGTTGAGCGCCTCTGGGTGTGGCGACTCGGCGTCCGTTAACCCAGCAGTGGAACTCAGCAGGCTGACCGTCAGCCCCGGCACACTTCAACCGGGGTTTAGCAGCGAAACAACCTCATACCGCGTCGATCTGACCAACGACATTACGACTGTGACCGTCACCGCCCAAGCGGCAGTCTCGGGCGATACCGTGACGATTAATGGTCACGCGACGACAAGTCGTACCATCACCCTCGATCCGGCCGGGCAAACGACCGTCGTCAATATTGTAGTTTCAGAATCACCCAATAATTCGAGAACCTATACTATCCGTCTGATCAGAGCAGGACTAGTTGGAAACAACTCATTACAGAGCTTGGGGGTTTCCTCTGGAGCACTGGCTCCCGCATTCGATGCGAACGTGCAAACCTATACCGTTAGTGTTGCCAACAACGTCGGAAGCCTCAATGTCACCTCCACACTGTCGGATCCTGCTGCAACGATGACCGTGAATGGACAGGCCGCGCTCTCTGGTCAAGCCCGTGCAATCACCCTGAATGACCCGGGCCAAAGCACGAGCATCACGATTATCGTGACAGCCCAGAACGGCAATGACAAAGCCTACCTGGTGATGGTGAGCCGTGGAGTGTCAAACAATAACAATTTGCAGAGTCTGACCATCTCACCGGGAGCGTTAACCCCCCCTTTCAGCGCCGGTACCGTCGGCTACACGATCAATGTGGCAAGTACCGTGAACAGCGTGACGGTAACCCCCAGCGTGCAAGATAGCGCAGCAAGCATGACCGTGAATGGCCAAGCCACGAACTCAGGTCAGGCTCGAGCCATTACGTTGAACGGGCCGGGAGCAAATACCTTTATCAATATCATCGTGAACTCTCAGAGCGGCCCCTCCAAAACCTATTCTGTGAACGTGCTGCGTGCCGCTCTCGTTGGGAACAACAACCTCTCAGCGTTGACAGTGTCGTCCGGTTCCTTATCTCCTGTCTTCAATTCCGGTACGGAAGACTACTCTGTGAGTGTGACACCCGATGTCACTACCGTCACGGTGACGCCTGCACTTCAAAATTCTAGTTCCACTATGACGGTGAACGGGACACCCACCACCTCTGGCCAGGCTCGCCCCGTTACATTGCGTGCAGCGGGGTTGAGTACCCTGATCAATATAGTGGTGACGGCGCAGAACGGAACTCAGAGGACCTATACGGTGGAAGTCGATCGTGCCGCATTGGGTGGGAACAACAACCTGTCGGCCTTGAGCGTATCTCCAGGCTCTTTGGCTCCTGCGTTTGTACCAAGCACTCTGACCTACACGGTGAACGTGGCAAACTCCGTCACCAGCGTGAATGTCGCTGCAACCAAAGCCGATGCCAATGCGGTGATATCTGAAGACGTGACAGCCGGAGCAGGAACAGCCACCGGCCAAGCAACCATACAACTCGGTGGGGAGGGGACAGCGACTCTTGTGTTGATCGCGGTCACTGCCTCGAATGGCAGCTCCAAGACGTACCGAATCACCGTGGCCCGAGCCTCGTCATCGAGCAACAACAACTTGTCAGCCCTATCTGTCTCGCCAGGGTCCTTAACGCCTTCCTTTGCAGCGGGCAGAGAGGACTACACCACAGATGTAGCCAGCGATGTCACGAGCATGAACCTTTCGGCTACGAAGGCCGACGCGAATGCCGTGCTGTCCGGCTCAGTGAGCGCCGGGACAGGGGTTTCCACAGGACAAGCCACCATTCCATTAAACGGAGCTGGAACCAGTACTTCTGTCTCCATCACGGTGACCGCTGCGAATGGCAGTTCGAAGACCTATTCCATCACCGTAAATCGTGCGGCCAATGGAGACGAGGACAATAATGGCGGCAACCGGGGGAACGGGAGTAACAGAGGAAATGGAGGAAACAATGGGAATGGAGGAAATAACGGAAATGGAAACAACAAAAATAAGGAAGATGACTAA
- a CDS encoding response regulator yields MTKILVIDDDARDRDLLMVVLEEKGYEVMWADNGGAGLMVCHQRTPDAVVLDLNMPGIDGLSLLRQLRILHPNLPVVVFSGRSTEEVEEEMLNQGATAFIQKAFSLDLLGAALREVLPSPTRADR; encoded by the coding sequence ATGACGAAGATTCTCGTTATAGACGATGATGCCCGCGACCGGGACCTCCTCATGGTCGTCCTCGAGGAAAAAGGCTATGAAGTTATGTGGGCAGACAATGGGGGGGCAGGGTTGATGGTATGTCACCAGCGAACTCCTGATGCGGTCGTGTTGGACCTCAACATGCCTGGAATAGACGGCCTCAGCCTCCTGCGACAATTGCGGATACTACACCCCAACCTCCCTGTCGTCGTGTTTAGTGGACGCAGCACAGAGGAGGTGGAGGAAGAGATGCTGAACCAGGGCGCCACGGCCTTTATTCAGAAGGCCTTTTCCCTGGATCTCCTGGGGGCGGCATTGCGGGAGGTCCTACCGTCCCCCACGCGAGCTGACCGCTGA
- a CDS encoding response regulator: MAKILVIDDQQSVRSFVRIVLEGEGHEITEACNGREGLYAYQQVPADLVIADIRMPEMNGLDLILALTRCFLYVKVIAMSGESDAVDTLSKAKLLGARHVLQKPFNLERFLSLVRYELAH; encoded by the coding sequence ATGGCCAAAATCTTGGTAATTGACGATCAACAGAGCGTCCGTAGCTTTGTTCGAATAGTCTTAGAAGGAGAGGGCCATGAGATCACGGAGGCGTGTAATGGCCGTGAGGGCTTGTACGCCTATCAACAAGTTCCAGCGGACTTAGTCATTGCCGATATCCGTATGCCAGAGATGAATGGGTTGGACCTGATCCTTGCATTGACCCGCTGCTTTTTGTACGTGAAAGTCATTGCCATGAGTGGCGAGTCGGATGCAGTCGACACGCTCTCGAAAGCCAAATTATTAGGCGCCCGGCATGTCCTTCAGAAGCCATTCAACCTTGAGAGGTTCCTCAGTCTCGTGCGATACGAACTCGCCCACTAA
- a CDS encoding DoxX family protein — translation MLVRTTDLYHTFQNVLRPWTPLLLRLIVGYGFMAHGYAKFTRGPEQFIGILTSIGIPMPQLMGWATIIVQLLGGLCMVLGTCVLFWSIPMAAILIVAAVTVHWPYGFSSIKLQSVIDGRAQFGQPGYETDLLYLVCLAVLVVGGAGPYAVDNMLARKMDRAVCVDQVDKVS, via the coding sequence ATGCTAGTCAGGACGACCGATTTGTATCACACGTTCCAAAATGTATTGCGTCCTTGGACACCGCTTCTCCTGCGGTTAATTGTTGGCTATGGCTTCATGGCTCATGGATACGCCAAGTTCACTAGAGGACCAGAGCAGTTCATCGGCATACTGACCAGTATTGGCATTCCCATGCCTCAACTCATGGGGTGGGCCACGATCATTGTCCAACTATTAGGCGGTCTGTGTATGGTATTAGGGACCTGTGTGCTATTCTGGAGCATACCAATGGCAGCTATTCTAATCGTGGCGGCCGTCACAGTTCATTGGCCCTATGGATTCAGCTCCATCAAACTTCAATCCGTTATCGACGGCAGAGCGCAATTCGGGCAACCAGGGTATGAAACTGATCTACTGTATCTCGTCTGTCTAGCCGTATTGGTAGTCGGGGGGGCTGGTCCTTATGCGGTGGATAATATGCTAGCCCGAAAAATGGATCGGGCAGTTTGTGTGGATCAGGTGGACAAGGTTTCCTAA
- a CDS encoding formylglycine-generating enzyme family protein, which yields MAQEDREYGRTEIGLTEAMKKYLPTNRRVRQVLNAALAAMVLLVLGTSWLWQKGYTIDQAALKLQSFFVSILVPPQMVQIAAGSFQMGDVEKLGESWRNPVHPVTIKPFKLGKYEVTFDEYDRFAIATGRHLPEDQGWGRGSHPVMNVSWEDAKAYAAWLSAQTGTRYRLPTESEWEYAARSGDKEEQWAGTSEESQVGAYAIFTDNSGSRTAEIGTKLQNSFGLHDLSGNVWEWVEDCAHSAYDGAPEDGTAWLEAHGGHCGARVLRGGSWYLTPGFLRTSIRIWLYASHRGLNVGFRLAQDMQP from the coding sequence TTGGCCCAGGAAGATCGCGAGTATGGCCGAACTGAGATCGGTCTCACCGAAGCGATGAAGAAGTATTTGCCCACGAACCGACGGGTACGCCAGGTCCTCAACGCTGCCCTTGCTGCCATGGTGCTGCTCGTGCTGGGCACGTCGTGGCTCTGGCAGAAGGGCTATACCATCGATCAGGCCGCGCTCAAGCTTCAATCGTTCTTTGTCAGTATCCTTGTGCCGCCTCAGATGGTGCAGATTGCAGCCGGTTCTTTTCAGATGGGTGATGTGGAGAAGTTAGGCGAATCATGGCGCAACCCGGTTCATCCAGTGACGATCAAGCCCTTTAAGCTCGGAAAATATGAAGTGACCTTTGACGAATACGACCGGTTTGCGATCGCCACAGGACGACATTTGCCGGAAGACCAGGGGTGGGGACGCGGCTCTCACCCGGTCATGAACGTCTCTTGGGAGGATGCAAAAGCCTATGCGGCATGGCTGTCCGCCCAAACGGGCACACGCTATCGACTGCCGACGGAATCGGAATGGGAATATGCGGCACGCAGCGGCGATAAGGAGGAACAATGGGCAGGCACCTCTGAGGAATCGCAGGTTGGGGCGTACGCCATTTTTACGGACAATTCAGGAAGTCGCACGGCGGAGATCGGCACGAAGCTGCAGAACAGTTTCGGGCTCCATGACCTGAGTGGGAACGTGTGGGAATGGGTCGAGGATTGTGCGCATTCAGCCTATGATGGGGCGCCAGAAGATGGCACGGCATGGTTAGAGGCGCATGGTGGTCATTGCGGCGCGCGCGTGCTTCGGGGTGGATCCTGGTACCTCACGCCAGGGTTTTTGCGTACCTCAATCCGCATCTGGCTCTATGCCAGTCATCGGGGCCTCAATGTCGGCTTCCGTCTTGCCCAGGACATGCAGCCGTAA
- a CDS encoding alpha amylase C-terminal domain-containing protein, translating to MAASQLNITSNTPLGATLVPGGATFRTWAPTALEVYIALGHLTGTAPGAFPKNPGDLLVKDAHGYWAGFVPGIKDGDLYRFYVVGTGSEGFKRDPYARELECNGYPDCNCIVRDPADYPWHDRAFRPPGFNDLIIYQFHIGVFYATDAAGNDLRPHRICKILDVVDRIEYFADLGVNAVMPLPFQEYQGENSLGYNGTDLFSPEMDYAVPAADLAPYLGRVNRLLAAKGCDPLSSAQLTGQINQFKAFIDLCHLYGIAVLADVVYNHAGGGFDDQSIKFFDRQPETTDNNSLYFTDQDHAGGRVFAFWKREVRQFLIDNGKFLLQEYHVDGLRYDQVTVIAESGGWYFAQDLTNTLRFMKPTAAQIAEYWGGERWKGVAVPPYGMGFDIGYSDMLRDSLRAVIDESTGGRDAYINLNPLRDALYLTHKDPGRWTVFQCIENHDLLYYDHQGRDRQPRIAALADPTNTRSWYARSRSKVATGLLLTAPGVPMIFMGQEFLEDKYWTDWPGRPELLIWWAGLEGQDKHMSDHHRFTRDLLWLRRKHPALRGEGINVFHMHNENRVIAMHRWLPGIGRDVVVVASLNEHTFYNYSYHIGFPGGGHWNEVFNSDVYDQWFNPNAQGNPGGVSANGPAWDGMPTSGGITLPANSLLVFARDGGDF from the coding sequence ATGGCAGCTTCGCAACTGAATATCACATCGAACACGCCGCTCGGCGCCACTCTAGTGCCGGGCGGCGCTACTTTCCGCACCTGGGCACCGACTGCGCTGGAGGTATACATCGCCCTGGGACACCTGACCGGCACCGCGCCTGGTGCTTTCCCCAAAAATCCAGGCGACTTACTCGTGAAAGACGCCCATGGCTATTGGGCTGGCTTTGTTCCCGGCATCAAGGACGGCGACCTGTACCGCTTCTATGTGGTCGGAACCGGGAGCGAGGGTTTCAAGCGCGATCCGTATGCGCGCGAGCTGGAGTGTAACGGATATCCCGACTGCAATTGCATTGTGCGCGACCCTGCCGACTACCCCTGGCATGACCGTGCGTTCCGTCCGCCCGGCTTCAACGATCTCATCATCTACCAGTTTCACATCGGCGTGTTTTACGCGACGGATGCTGCCGGCAACGACCTCCGCCCCCACCGCATCTGCAAGATTCTTGACGTAGTGGATCGCATCGAATATTTTGCAGACCTTGGTGTGAACGCAGTCATGCCGCTGCCGTTTCAGGAATATCAGGGGGAGAACAGCCTGGGCTATAATGGCACCGATCTGTTTTCGCCCGAGATGGATTACGCCGTGCCGGCGGCGGATCTCGCGCCCTATCTCGGTCGCGTCAATCGCCTGCTCGCGGCAAAAGGATGCGATCCGCTGTCCTCCGCTCAACTGACCGGTCAGATCAATCAGTTCAAAGCATTTATAGACCTCTGCCATCTCTACGGCATCGCAGTACTCGCAGACGTCGTCTATAACCATGCCGGCGGCGGGTTCGACGATCAAAGTATCAAATTCTTTGACCGGCAGCCTGAAACGACCGATAACAACAGCCTGTACTTCACCGATCAGGATCACGCCGGTGGACGTGTCTTCGCGTTCTGGAAACGGGAGGTCCGGCAATTCCTGATTGATAACGGCAAGTTTCTGCTCCAGGAGTATCACGTGGATGGCCTCCGTTACGATCAGGTCACGGTGATTGCGGAAAGTGGCGGCTGGTACTTTGCCCAGGACCTCACGAACACCCTGCGCTTCATGAAGCCTACTGCCGCACAGATCGCTGAATACTGGGGTGGGGAACGCTGGAAAGGTGTCGCCGTCCCGCCGTATGGCATGGGCTTTGACATCGGCTACAGCGACATGCTTCGCGACAGCTTGCGCGCGGTCATCGACGAAAGCACAGGCGGCCGGGATGCCTACATCAATCTCAATCCCTTGCGCGATGCCCTGTACCTCACGCACAAAGACCCGGGCCGTTGGACCGTGTTTCAATGCATCGAGAACCATGACCTGTTGTACTATGATCACCAAGGCCGCGACCGTCAACCGCGTATCGCGGCTCTCGCGGACCCAACCAACACGCGATCCTGGTATGCGCGCAGTCGGTCTAAAGTCGCGACCGGTTTATTGCTGACCGCTCCAGGTGTGCCGATGATCTTCATGGGTCAGGAATTTCTCGAGGACAAATACTGGACGGACTGGCCCGGGCGGCCCGAGTTGTTGATCTGGTGGGCTGGTCTCGAAGGCCAAGACAAACACATGTCGGATCACCATCGCTTCACGCGCGACCTTCTGTGGCTGCGGCGCAAGCATCCGGCGCTGCGCGGCGAGGGGATCAACGTGTTCCACATGCACAATGAGAACCGCGTGATCGCGATGCACCGCTGGCTGCCCGGCATCGGGCGCGACGTGGTCGTCGTGGCGAGCCTGAACGAGCATACGTTTTACAATTATAGTTACCACATCGGGTTTCCCGGCGGGGGGCACTGGAACGAAGTCTTCAACAGTGACGTGTACGACCAGTGGTTCAATCCCAATGCCCAGGGCAACCCCGGTGGCGTCAGTGCCAATGGGCCGGCGTGGGACGGCATGCCAACCTCGGGAGGGATCACGTTGCCTGCGAACAGCCTCCTAGTGTTCGCACGCGATGGGGGGGATTTCTGA